Proteins found in one Agaribacterium sp. ZY112 genomic segment:
- a CDS encoding GH36-type glycosyl hydrolase domain-containing protein, which produces MENTEFGHFDDANKEYVITNPLTPSPWINYLGSDSFFSLISNTAGGYSFYRDAKFRRLTRYRYNNVPSDDGGRYFYINDGKDIWSPGWKPCKTDLDAYECRHGMNYSRISGQKNNIKAEALFFVPQGDNLEIQKVKLSNLGTEKKTFQLHSLQEWCLWNAEDDMTNFQRNFSTGEVEVEGSTIYHKTEYRERRNHYSFYHVNADITAYDTQRECFLGPYNGFEQPDAVINGSNNSFAHGWSPIASHQLTISLEPGEETELVFLLGYVEVDPNNKWQAPNIINKHPAKALIEKYDTAAKVQKSFDELCSYWQEMLSHYQLQSNDNKLNRSVNIWNQYQCLVTFNMSRSASFFEAGIGRGMGFRDSNQDLLGFIHMDPKRSRERILDIAAIQFEDGSVYHQYQPLTKKGNAAIGGNFNDDPLWLIASSTAYIKETGDFSIVEEPVPFDNDGNNVASLFEHLRLSFDHVLNNLGPHKLPLIGRADWNDCLNLNCYSSDPNESFQTTENQQGGIAESVMIAGMFVYYGKQYAELCLELGKTDEALRAQSAIKDMEQAIEQHGWDGEWFLRAYDAKGNKVGTNEHSESKIFIESQGFCAMAGVGRENGKVHSALDAVKNMLDCDYGIVLNYPAFTTYHLEYGEISTYPPGYKENGGIFCHNNPWIMIAEASIGRGDHAFDYYKKITPAFQKDVKRRKIEPYVYAQMVAGKEAPLPGEAKNSWLTGTAAWNYHAITEHILGVKPSYQGLEIDPCIPSGWESYSVTRRFRGASYEISIKNPEGLSSGISCILVDGKEIDSKRIPLAKAGSNVKVEVLLGT; this is translated from the coding sequence ATGGAAAACACTGAATTTGGCCACTTTGATGATGCAAACAAAGAGTACGTCATCACTAATCCACTTACCCCTAGCCCATGGATTAACTACTTAGGCAGCGACAGTTTCTTTTCGCTTATATCAAACACAGCTGGCGGTTATAGCTTTTACCGTGATGCCAAATTTAGGCGCCTCACCCGCTATCGCTATAACAATGTACCTAGTGATGATGGCGGCCGTTATTTTTATATAAATGACGGTAAGGATATTTGGTCCCCTGGCTGGAAACCATGCAAGACCGATCTTGATGCTTATGAATGCCGTCACGGTATGAACTACAGCCGCATCAGTGGACAAAAAAATAACATTAAAGCCGAAGCACTCTTTTTTGTTCCTCAAGGCGACAACCTTGAAATACAAAAAGTAAAATTAAGTAATCTTGGCACTGAGAAAAAAACTTTCCAACTGCATTCTTTGCAAGAATGGTGTTTGTGGAATGCTGAAGATGATATGACAAACTTTCAGCGAAACTTTTCAACCGGTGAAGTCGAAGTAGAAGGCTCTACCATCTACCACAAAACAGAGTATCGAGAGCGCCGCAATCACTACAGCTTCTATCACGTCAATGCAGACATCACAGCTTACGACACCCAACGAGAATGCTTTCTCGGCCCCTATAATGGCTTTGAGCAACCGGATGCTGTTATCAATGGTAGTAACAACTCGTTTGCCCATGGCTGGTCACCTATCGCCTCACATCAGCTCACCATTAGCTTAGAGCCGGGAGAAGAAACAGAACTTGTCTTCTTACTTGGTTATGTAGAGGTGGACCCAAATAATAAGTGGCAAGCACCCAATATTATTAATAAACACCCAGCTAAAGCGTTAATCGAAAAATACGATACAGCCGCTAAAGTTCAGAAGAGTTTTGATGAGCTTTGCTCATATTGGCAAGAGATGCTAAGCCATTATCAGCTACAAAGTAACGATAACAAGCTGAATCGCTCCGTCAATATCTGGAATCAGTATCAGTGCCTTGTGACCTTTAATATGTCTCGCAGCGCTTCCTTCTTTGAAGCGGGCATTGGCCGAGGAATGGGCTTTAGAGATTCAAACCAAGACTTATTGGGTTTTATTCATATGGATCCTAAGCGCTCACGCGAGCGGATCTTGGATATTGCGGCGATTCAGTTTGAAGACGGTTCGGTCTACCACCAATACCAACCTCTTACTAAAAAAGGCAATGCCGCTATTGGCGGTAATTTTAACGACGACCCACTTTGGTTAATTGCCTCTAGTACCGCTTACATAAAAGAAACCGGTGACTTCAGCATAGTAGAAGAACCCGTACCTTTTGATAATGACGGTAATAATGTCGCAAGCTTATTTGAGCACCTGCGTCTATCGTTTGACCATGTGCTTAATAATTTAGGGCCCCATAAATTACCACTGATCGGTCGAGCTGACTGGAACGACTGCTTAAACCTCAACTGCTATTCCAGCGACCCAAATGAAAGCTTTCAAACCACAGAAAACCAGCAAGGCGGCATAGCTGAATCGGTGATGATTGCAGGCATGTTTGTTTATTACGGAAAACAATATGCCGAGCTTTGCCTAGAACTGGGTAAAACAGATGAGGCTTTGCGCGCTCAAAGCGCGATTAAAGACATGGAGCAAGCCATTGAGCAACACGGTTGGGATGGAGAGTGGTTTTTACGAGCTTACGATGCCAAGGGCAATAAAGTCGGCACTAATGAGCACAGTGAATCCAAGATCTTTATTGAATCGCAAGGCTTTTGTGCTATGGCAGGTGTTGGCCGTGAGAACGGTAAAGTTCACAGTGCATTGGATGCCGTAAAAAATATGCTCGATTGCGATTACGGTATCGTCTTAAATTACCCAGCTTTTACAACGTACCATCTTGAGTACGGAGAAATATCAACTTACCCACCAGGTTATAAAGAAAACGGCGGTATTTTTTGTCATAACAATCCTTGGATTATGATTGCGGAGGCCAGCATTGGCCGTGGTGATCACGCTTTTGATTATTACAAAAAAATAACTCCTGCCTTTCAGAAAGATGTAAAACGCCGAAAAATAGAGCCTTATGTTTACGCTCAAATGGTAGCTGGTAAAGAAGCCCCCTTACCCGGTGAGGCTAAGAACTCTTGGCTAACAGGCACAGCAGCTTGGAATTACCACGCCATCACTGAGCACATACTCGGGGTTAAACCTTCTTACCAAGGTTTAGAGATAGACCCTTGTATTCCTTCAGGTTGGGAAAGCTACAGTGTGACACGCCGTTTCCGTGGAGCTAGCTATGAGATCAGCATTAAAAACCCAGAAGGTTTGAGCTCTGGCATTAGCTGTATTCTGGTAGACGGTAAAGAGATCGACTCTAAACGGATTCCACTAGCAAAAGCAGGAAGTAATGTGAAAGTTGAAGTGCTATTAGGAACATAA
- a CDS encoding sodium:solute symporter family protein yields MQLQSLDLMIIFAYLSATIVIGLYLKKQASKDLRSYFQGGRKLPWYMLGLSNASGMFDISGTMWLVTLCFIYGLKSIWIPWLWPVFNQIFLAAFLSMWLRRSNVLTGAEWIQTRFGNDLGGRLSHMIVVAFALISALGFLAYGFVGIGKFMEIFIPWEVVSPFVPFAVAPAYVPHVYGMFFTSIATLYVMLGGMLSIVWADVMQFTIMTVSAVIIAAIAIMNVSPEALQAATPAGWSNPFFGAQLNLDWGGIIDEVNDKIVNDGYTLFSIFFMMMLFKGALVSFAGPAPNYDMQKILATRSPRDAALMSGFVSVVLMPIRYLMIAGFAVLAVVYYQELDLISGGKVDFENILPSAIKQFAPVGIIGLILAGLLAAFMSTFASTVNAAPAYLVNDIYKRYINPKASDKKLVHLSYLISVLVVVISTAIGLLIESINSILQWLVSGLWGGYVVSNMLKWYWWRLNGIGFFYGMLAGIVGALFFPPVFKALFPNIASDIVPLYLFPFLLLFSASICIAASLLSKEEDPDVLNSFYKNVRPWGFWGPVKQRVKALDPSFEENKDFKRDMFNVVFGIVAQTTLVAMPIFLVIGEYQSLIIAGVIFAITASVLKKSWFDHLPKDHNEDDINPASSPSSASPQLAAQQS; encoded by the coding sequence ATGCAGCTACAAAGCCTAGATTTGATGATCATTTTTGCCTACCTCAGCGCAACAATAGTGATCGGCTTATACCTTAAGAAACAAGCCAGCAAAGATTTACGCAGCTACTTCCAAGGCGGCAGAAAACTCCCCTGGTACATGCTTGGCTTATCCAATGCCTCTGGCATGTTCGATATTTCCGGAACGATGTGGCTTGTCACGCTTTGTTTTATCTATGGACTAAAAAGTATTTGGATACCTTGGTTATGGCCGGTCTTCAATCAAATATTTTTAGCCGCATTTTTATCGATGTGGCTACGCCGATCAAATGTGTTAACCGGTGCCGAATGGATTCAAACTCGCTTTGGGAATGACTTGGGTGGGCGCTTATCACATATGATTGTGGTCGCCTTTGCTTTAATTAGCGCACTTGGTTTTTTAGCCTATGGATTTGTTGGCATTGGCAAATTTATGGAAATTTTTATTCCTTGGGAAGTGGTCTCTCCTTTTGTGCCATTTGCGGTAGCACCCGCTTATGTACCTCACGTTTACGGTATGTTTTTTACCAGCATTGCCACTCTCTATGTGATGCTCGGCGGCATGCTCTCTATTGTTTGGGCCGATGTTATGCAGTTCACCATTATGACCGTCTCGGCCGTCATCATAGCCGCAATAGCCATCATGAATGTCAGCCCAGAAGCCTTACAGGCAGCAACGCCTGCAGGCTGGAGCAATCCATTTTTTGGAGCACAGCTTAATTTAGATTGGGGCGGCATTATTGATGAAGTCAACGACAAAATCGTTAATGACGGCTATACCCTCTTTAGCATCTTTTTTATGATGATGCTATTCAAAGGCGCCCTTGTCAGTTTTGCAGGCCCCGCCCCCAACTATGACATGCAAAAAATTCTAGCCACACGCTCGCCAAGAGATGCGGCATTGATGAGCGGTTTTGTTTCAGTCGTACTGATGCCTATTCGCTACCTTATGATTGCAGGGTTTGCCGTGCTTGCCGTGGTCTATTACCAAGAGCTTGATTTAATCTCTGGTGGTAAAGTTGATTTCGAAAACATACTGCCCTCTGCCATCAAACAATTTGCACCTGTTGGTATTATTGGCTTGATACTAGCTGGTCTACTTGCAGCCTTTATGTCTACTTTTGCAAGCACGGTTAATGCCGCCCCCGCTTATCTTGTTAATGATATTTATAAGCGTTATATCAACCCTAAGGCCAGTGATAAAAAGCTCGTTCACTTAAGCTATTTAATATCCGTCTTGGTTGTTGTTATTAGTACTGCAATTGGATTATTAATTGAGAGTATTAACAGCATTTTGCAGTGGCTGGTATCTGGTTTGTGGGGAGGCTATGTCGTATCCAATATGCTCAAATGGTATTGGTGGCGACTAAACGGTATTGGCTTTTTCTATGGCATGCTCGCCGGTATTGTTGGGGCCTTGTTCTTCCCTCCAGTATTTAAAGCCCTCTTCCCAAATATTGCCTCAGATATTGTACCGCTTTATCTGTTCCCGTTTTTGCTGCTCTTTTCGGCCTCTATTTGTATTGCTGCAAGCTTATTAAGTAAAGAGGAAGACCCAGATGTACTTAACTCATTTTACAAAAATGTACGTCCTTGGGGGTTCTGGGGGCCAGTTAAGCAACGTGTTAAAGCACTAGACCCAAGTTTTGAAGAAAACAAAGACTTTAAACGCGATATGTTTAACGTTGTATTTGGCATCGTTGCGCAAACCACACTGGTTGCCATGCCTATCTTCTTGGTCATTGGTGAATACCAATCTCTTATTATCGCCGGCGTTATTTTTGCAATAACAGCCAGCGTACTCAAAAAATCTTGGTTTGATCATCTTCCCAAAGACCATAACGAAGACGATATAAACCCAGCAAGTAGCCCTAGCTCTGCTTCACCTCAGCTAGCCGCCCAACAGTCTTAA